Proteins encoded by one window of Enterococcus faecalis:
- a CDS encoding CoA-binding protein has translation MTFENPSQNQIFDILKQEKNIAVVGLSNKPDRTSYKIAEILQQHGYRVLPVNPVLKGETVLGETVYGTLTEIPEKIDIVDVFRRSEFLPEVAAETLKTEAPVFWAQLGLENEEAANLLLNEGRQVIMNRCIKIELAKMADAE, from the coding sequence ATGACATTTGAGAATCCAAGTCAAAATCAAATTTTTGATATTTTAAAACAAGAAAAAAATATTGCGGTAGTTGGTTTGAGTAACAAGCCCGACCGCACGAGTTACAAAATTGCGGAAATTTTACAGCAACATGGCTATCGTGTGTTACCTGTCAATCCAGTTTTAAAAGGTGAAACGGTGCTTGGCGAAACGGTTTATGGGACATTAACAGAGATTCCTGAAAAGATTGATATTGTTGACGTCTTTCGGCGGAGTGAATTTTTGCCAGAAGTGGCCGCAGAAACATTGAAAACAGAAGCGCCTGTCTTTTGGGCCCAACTAGGTTTGGAAAATGAAGAGGCAGCGAACTTGTTATTAAATGAAGGTCGTCAAGTTATTATGAACCGTTGTATTAAAATTGAATTGGCAAAAATGGCAGATGCTGAATAA
- the eutD gene encoding ethanolamine utilization phosphate acetyltransferase EutD, whose amino-acid sequence MNKLDSMNEIVEEVVKRIQQQQQNTFEVEASGRHVHLSRQEIDALFGPGYQLTKVKDLSQPGQFVCKERITVAGPKGLFQNVVILGPERSESQVEVSMTDTRILGINAPVRESGKTEGTPGVTLMNGSAVVTLSHGLIVAKRHIHMTPEDALKNKVSNSQIVQVKVEGTRPLIFDDVVVRISPRFATYMHIDYDEANACGLTKGARGYILK is encoded by the coding sequence ATGAACAAATTGGATTCAATGAATGAAATTGTTGAAGAAGTTGTTAAACGAATTCAGCAACAACAACAAAATACTTTTGAAGTTGAAGCTTCTGGCCGACATGTTCATTTGTCTCGTCAAGAGATTGATGCATTATTTGGACCAGGATATCAACTAACAAAAGTGAAAGATTTATCACAACCTGGACAGTTTGTTTGTAAAGAACGAATTACGGTTGCTGGACCTAAAGGACTTTTTCAAAATGTGGTTATTTTAGGCCCTGAACGTAGCGAATCACAAGTCGAAGTTTCTATGACGGATACACGTATTTTAGGAATTAACGCCCCAGTTAGAGAGAGTGGCAAGACAGAAGGGACGCCAGGCGTCACGTTGATGAACGGATCAGCAGTTGTGACATTAAGTCACGGCTTAATTGTTGCCAAACGTCATATTCACATGACACCCGAAGACGCCTTGAAAAATAAAGTAAGCAATAGCCAAATTGTGCAAGTCAAAGTGGAAGGCACACGTCCGTTAATCTTTGATGATGTAGTTGTGCGAATCAGTCCGCGATTTGCAACGTACATGCACATTGACTACGATGAAGCCAACGCTTGCGGCTTAACCAAAGGAGCTCGTGGCTATATTCTTAAGTAA
- a CDS encoding BMC domain-containing protein, protein MKALGMVEVKGFLGAISVADAALKAADVTLLKAEIINGGLTTVELIGDVAAVQAAVEVGTEVAKELNCLIAHHVISRVDAQTEVILSDPEPKSAPEPMEQVEVIEEEIETPDLEEHTGTRQKLETQRVVDLRKQAYKMNLSSLKKSEIKFANKEALIQAIMAEIERSEDEWN, encoded by the coding sequence ATGAAAGCATTAGGAATGGTCGAAGTCAAAGGATTTTTAGGTGCCATTAGTGTGGCCGATGCGGCATTGAAAGCCGCCGACGTTACTTTGTTAAAAGCTGAAATTATTAATGGCGGTTTAACAACTGTGGAACTGATTGGTGACGTTGCCGCGGTTCAAGCTGCCGTTGAAGTAGGCACGGAAGTAGCTAAAGAATTAAATTGTTTAATTGCTCATCATGTGATCTCACGGGTTGATGCTCAAACGGAAGTAATTTTATCAGATCCAGAACCTAAGTCAGCACCTGAACCGATGGAACAAGTAGAAGTAATTGAAGAAGAGATTGAAACACCAGATTTGGAAGAACACACTGGCACACGCCAAAAATTAGAAACACAACGCGTGGTTGATTTACGCAAACAAGCCTACAAAATGAACCTAAGTAGTTTAAAGAAAAGTGAGATTAAATTTGCCAATAAAGAAGCTTTAATTCAAGCAATCATGGCTGAAATAGAAAGAAGTGAAGACGAGTGGAATTAG
- the eutC gene encoding ethanolamine ammonia-lyase subunit EutC yields MNEKELKEMIAGILTEMVADNQAVSTATVTAEEKPVTTHVTETTEIEEGLIPDITEVDLRKQLLLKNAVDPEALLKMKAFSPARLGVGRAGTRYMTSSTLRFRADHAAAQDAVFSDVSEDLVKEMNFISTKTICNSKDEYLTRPDYGRQFDEENSEIIRKNTTPKAKIQMVVGDGLSSAAIEANIKEVLPAIKQGLNMYNLDFDNVVFVKYCRVPAMDKIGEITDADVVCLLVGERPGLVTAESMSAYIAYKPTVGMPEARRTVISNIHKGGTPAVEAGAYIAEIIKKMLDKKKSGIDLKEAE; encoded by the coding sequence ATGAACGAAAAAGAATTAAAAGAAATGATTGCCGGAATTTTAACAGAAATGGTCGCTGACAATCAAGCGGTTTCGACTGCCACTGTGACTGCTGAAGAAAAACCAGTCACAACACACGTCACTGAAACGACAGAAATTGAAGAAGGCCTAATTCCTGACATTACTGAAGTAGATTTACGTAAACAATTACTATTGAAAAATGCCGTTGATCCTGAAGCACTATTAAAAATGAAAGCTTTCTCGCCAGCTCGTTTAGGCGTTGGTCGTGCAGGGACGCGTTATATGACTAGTTCAACATTACGTTTCCGAGCGGACCATGCGGCAGCACAAGATGCGGTCTTTTCAGACGTAAGCGAAGACTTGGTAAAAGAAATGAATTTTATTTCTACAAAAACAATCTGTAACAGTAAAGATGAATATTTAACACGTCCAGATTATGGTCGTCAATTTGATGAAGAAAATAGTGAAATCATTCGAAAAAATACGACACCAAAAGCCAAAATCCAAATGGTCGTAGGGGATGGCCTTAGTTCAGCAGCTATCGAAGCGAATATTAAAGAAGTCCTACCAGCAATTAAACAAGGATTAAACATGTACAACTTAGATTTCGACAATGTTGTTTTTGTTAAATATTGTCGCGTGCCAGCAATGGATAAAATTGGTGAAATCACTGACGCTGATGTTGTTTGCTTACTAGTTGGCGAACGTCCTGGTTTAGTAACAGCAGAATCTATGAGTGCCTATATTGCCTACAAACCAACTGTCGGTATGCCAGAAGCACGGCGGACAGTTATTTCAAATATTCACAAAGGTGGGACACCGGCTGTTGAAGCAGGGGCCTACATTGCCGAAATTATCAAAAAAATGTTAGACAAGAAAAAATCTGGTATTGATTTAAAAGAAGCTGAATAA
- a CDS encoding EutN/CcmL family microcompartment protein, which yields MLLGKVTGSLWSTRKDEKLNGWKFMMVDILNQEDEKQGFLIAADNAGAGVGDKVLISQGNAARISAEDPNVPIDAMIVGVIDSTEDE from the coding sequence ATGCTTTTAGGAAAAGTGACTGGTAGCCTTTGGTCAACAAGAAAAGATGAAAAATTAAATGGCTGGAAATTTATGATGGTTGATATTTTGAATCAAGAGGACGAAAAGCAAGGATTTTTAATTGCTGCTGACAACGCTGGAGCTGGTGTCGGGGACAAAGTGTTAATTAGTCAAGGCAATGCTGCCCGTATTTCGGCAGAAGATCCGAATGTCCCAATTGATGCAATGATTGTTGGTGTCATTGATTCTACAGAGGACGAATAG
- the eutL gene encoding ethanolamine utilization microcompartment protein EutL has translation MKNDRLGANVLSMKVIPNVDPALAKELSLKPEHRSLGIVTSDCDDVTYVALDEATKAADVTVVYGKSMYAGAANASTKLAGEVIGIIAGPSPAEVNSGLSVITQVIEEEASFYSANEDDSIVYFAHVVSRTGSFLSEQANIPEGEAIAYLIAPPLEAMVGLDAAMKAADVQMGVFYGPPSETNFGGALLTGSQSACKAACSAFEQVIQNIADNPLSY, from the coding sequence ATGAAAAATGATCGTCTAGGCGCAAATGTCCTAAGTATGAAAGTCATTCCCAATGTCGATCCGGCATTAGCAAAAGAATTATCATTGAAACCAGAACATCGCTCATTAGGAATTGTTACTTCCGATTGTGATGATGTCACTTATGTTGCATTAGATGAAGCAACCAAAGCCGCCGATGTTACTGTAGTTTACGGTAAAAGTATGTATGCTGGCGCAGCAAATGCTTCAACCAAATTAGCCGGTGAAGTGATTGGCATTATTGCTGGTCCGAGTCCTGCCGAAGTCAATAGTGGCTTGAGTGTCATTACGCAAGTCATTGAAGAAGAAGCCAGCTTCTATAGTGCTAACGAAGATGACAGTATTGTTTATTTTGCACATGTAGTATCAAGAACGGGTAGCTTTTTATCTGAACAAGCGAATATTCCTGAAGGTGAAGCGATTGCTTATCTGATTGCTCCACCGCTAGAAGCAATGGTTGGCTTAGATGCAGCAATGAAAGCTGCCGATGTTCAAATGGGTGTCTTTTATGGCCCACCTTCTGAAACGAACTTTGGCGGCGCCTTATTGACAGGTAGTCAATCTGCATGTAAAGCTGCTTGCAGTGCGTTTGAACAAGTCATTCAAAATATCGCTGACAATCCGTTGAGTTATTAA
- a CDS encoding ethanolamine ammonia-lyase subunit EutB has product MILKTKLFGKVYQFTSVKEVLAKANEEKSGDKLAGVAANSAEERVAAKVVLSELSLNDLFNNPVVDYDEDEVTRIIIDQVNMRIFESIKHWTVAELREFILSSETTDFDIKRISRGLTSEMIAAVCKLMSNMDLIVGAKKINIEKTANTTIGRPGTFSNRLQPNHPTDNVDGIMASVMEGLSYGAGDALIGLNPVDDSTESVKRILNKFEEFRSEWEIPTQTCVLAHVTTQMEAMRQGAPTGLVFQSIAGSEKGNTAFGLNAEILAEAQDLALHSGQAAGPNVMYFETGQGSELSSEANFGADQVTMEARCYGLAKKFDPYIVNTVVGFIGPEYLYDSKQVIRAGLEDHFMGKLTGISMGCDVCYTNHMKADQNDMENLAMLLATAGCTYIMGIPHGDDVMLNYQTTGFHETATIRETLGLRPIKEFEEWMEKMGLMENGKLTSRAGDASVFIK; this is encoded by the coding sequence ATGATTTTAAAAACCAAACTATTTGGCAAAGTCTATCAATTTACATCCGTTAAAGAAGTCTTAGCCAAAGCCAATGAAGAAAAGTCTGGTGACAAGTTAGCTGGCGTAGCTGCTAATTCAGCCGAAGAACGCGTGGCGGCGAAAGTCGTTTTATCAGAATTGTCCTTAAATGACTTGTTTAACAATCCCGTCGTTGATTATGACGAAGACGAAGTGACACGCATTATTATTGACCAAGTCAATATGCGAATTTTTGAAAGTATTAAACATTGGACAGTTGCAGAATTACGCGAATTTATCTTATCTTCGGAAACAACCGATTTTGATATCAAACGAATTTCCCGTGGACTCACTTCTGAAATGATTGCTGCTGTCTGTAAATTAATGTCCAACATGGATCTAATTGTTGGCGCAAAAAAAATCAATATTGAAAAAACCGCCAACACAACGATTGGCCGTCCCGGAACTTTTTCGAATCGTTTACAGCCAAACCATCCAACCGATAATGTCGATGGCATTATGGCATCAGTTATGGAAGGTCTTTCTTATGGCGCCGGTGATGCTTTAATTGGTTTGAATCCTGTTGATGATTCTACAGAAAGTGTTAAACGAATCTTAAACAAATTTGAAGAGTTCCGCAGCGAATGGGAAATTCCAACACAAACTTGCGTGCTTGCTCACGTAACGACACAAATGGAAGCCATGCGTCAAGGCGCGCCAACTGGCTTAGTCTTTCAATCCATCGCTGGTTCAGAAAAAGGGAACACAGCATTTGGTTTAAATGCAGAAATTTTAGCTGAAGCACAAGATTTAGCCCTTCACAGTGGTCAAGCAGCTGGTCCTAATGTGATGTATTTTGAAACAGGTCAAGGCTCAGAACTTTCTTCTGAAGCGAACTTTGGCGCAGACCAAGTCACAATGGAAGCGCGTTGTTATGGCTTAGCCAAAAAATTTGATCCGTATATTGTAAATACCGTTGTCGGCTTTATTGGACCAGAATATCTTTACGATTCAAAACAAGTCATCCGCGCTGGTTTAGAAGATCATTTCATGGGCAAATTAACAGGAATTTCAATGGGTTGTGATGTCTGCTACACCAACCATATGAAAGCTGATCAAAATGATATGGAAAACTTAGCAATGTTATTAGCAACAGCTGGTTGTACGTATATCATGGGGATTCCTCATGGCGATGATGTCATGTTAAATTATCAAACAACTGGGTTCCATGAAACTGCGACGATTCGTGAAACATTAGGCTTACGTCCAATTAAAGAATTTGAAGAATGGATGGAAAAAATGGGCTTAATGGAAAACGGAAAATTAACAAGTCGCGCTGGCGATGCATCTGTATTTATTAAATAA
- a CDS encoding ethanolamine utilization protein EutQ gives MTELNREMIETLVRQIVTEKLMPTKQVDPSGIMSIKLPEIDVTEDDRLDTGNPADIVYTKDLFSLEESPRLGCGLMVMKDTTFDWTLEYDEIDYIISGQLDILIDGRKISATAGEIILIPKSSKIQFSVTGDARFVYVTYPADWQSQ, from the coding sequence ATGACAGAATTAAATCGTGAAATGATTGAAACGCTTGTTCGACAAATTGTCACAGAAAAATTAATGCCGACTAAACAAGTGGATCCAAGTGGAATTATGTCCATCAAATTACCCGAAATCGACGTAACAGAAGACGATCGCTTAGATACAGGCAACCCAGCGGACATTGTTTACACAAAAGATCTGTTTTCTTTAGAAGAAAGCCCGCGCCTTGGTTGCGGTTTAATGGTGATGAAAGATACCACCTTCGATTGGACACTAGAATACGATGAAATTGATTATATTATTTCAGGACAACTAGATATACTGATTGACGGACGTAAAATTTCTGCAACAGCCGGCGAAATTATTTTAATCCCGAAAAGTAGCAAAATTCAATTTTCAGTGACGGGTGATGCCCGCTTTGTCTACGTGACTTATCCAGCAGATTGGCAAAGCCAATAA
- the eutH gene encoding ethanolamine utilization protein EutH produces MSINEIIMYIMVLFMIIGGIDKCIGNKLGLGEQFEEGIMAMGSLALSMVGIITLAPVLANLLSPIVVPVYELLGADPAMFATTLLANDMGGFALAQQLANDPQAGLFAGAILGAMMGPTLVFTIPVALGIIQKDDQQFLATGVLSGIITIPFGLLAGGLTAGMPLSLIIPNLIPIIIVAALIILGLWLAPKGMIKGFQIFGQGVVIVAIFGLVVGAIQLLLGITVIPGIAPVTEGIEVVGGIALTLAGAFCLVAVITKVFNKPLMKLGKVLGMNEVAAAGMVATLANNIPMFQMLKDMDNRGKIINIAFAVSASFVLGDHLGFTAGVAKEMIFPMIVGKLVGGITAIFVAIFMANRMLGKPETEVK; encoded by the coding sequence ATGAGCATTAATGAAATTATTATGTATATTATGGTTCTTTTCATGATTATTGGAGGAATCGATAAATGTATTGGCAACAAACTAGGTTTAGGGGAGCAATTTGAGGAAGGGATTATGGCTATGGGTTCTCTAGCGCTTTCTATGGTAGGGATTATCACTTTAGCGCCTGTCTTAGCCAATCTTTTAAGTCCGATTGTCGTTCCTGTCTATGAATTACTAGGGGCTGATCCAGCAATGTTTGCCACAACCTTATTGGCTAATGATATGGGCGGCTTTGCGTTAGCGCAACAATTAGCCAATGATCCACAAGCTGGTTTATTTGCGGGGGCAATCTTAGGCGCAATGATGGGGCCAACGTTAGTCTTTACAATTCCAGTAGCGCTTGGCATTATCCAAAAAGACGACCAACAATTCTTAGCAACGGGTGTTTTGAGCGGGATTATTACAATTCCTTTTGGTTTATTAGCAGGTGGTTTAACAGCGGGCATGCCATTGTCATTGATTATTCCTAACTTAATTCCAATTATTATTGTTGCCGCTTTAATTATTTTAGGTTTATGGTTAGCGCCAAAAGGCATGATTAAAGGCTTCCAAATTTTTGGTCAAGGCGTAGTGATTGTCGCTATCTTTGGTTTAGTTGTGGGGGCGATTCAACTATTATTAGGAATTACAGTGATTCCTGGCATTGCACCAGTTACTGAAGGAATTGAAGTCGTTGGCGGGATTGCTTTAACTTTAGCTGGCGCTTTCTGTTTAGTAGCTGTGATTACGAAAGTCTTTAATAAACCATTGATGAAACTAGGAAAAGTTTTAGGAATGAATGAAGTAGCGGCTGCAGGAATGGTTGCTACATTAGCTAACAATATTCCTATGTTCCAAATGTTAAAAGACATGGATAATCGAGGAAAAATTATTAATATCGCTTTTGCTGTTTCGGCTTCTTTCGTTTTAGGTGACCACCTTGGTTTTACTGCAGGCGTAGCAAAAGAAATGATTTTTCCAATGATTGTTGGCAAATTAGTTGGAGGGATTACCGCCATTTTTGTGGCTATCTTTATGGCAAATCGAATGCTAGGGAAACCCGAAACAGAAGTGAAATAA
- the eutA gene encoding ethanolamine ammonia-lyase reactivating factor EutA: MQKEASQAMSKETLLTVGIDLGTSTTQLVLSELTVENFASAFTVPRISISDKKVIYRSDIIFTPLLNQSEIDAEPIKAFVAEQYRQAGIHKQDIQMGAVIITGETARKSNANNVLRALSGYAGDFVVATAGPDLESIIAGKGAGAQTYSETKRKPVVNLDIGGGTTNLAVFKDGEVIDTACFDIGGRLIKLDQQQKITYIAPKIQEIINKKGLTLHLGDQATEQNLLPIISELVAVLENSIGLGTQSPFYQLLVTNHPLRKAEELPIVTFSGGVADCLNTTSTNLFKYGDIGLLLGKYLRKSLIISEKEVLESAETIRATVVGAGSHTAEISGSTIAYREQILPVKNIPILKLAQEDETLTVTELGQRIQEKLNWHRIEETPQIALAIRGMSNPTFADIQRYGQGIVEGLASLVAEQIPIIVMVDEDMAKALGHALSAHLPKDYPFICLDSVKVENGDYVDIGLPVAEGAVLPVIVKTLVFN; this comes from the coding sequence ATGCAAAAGGAGGCGAGTCAGGCGATGTCGAAGGAAACACTTTTAACCGTAGGGATTGATTTAGGGACGTCTACAACCCAATTAGTCTTGTCAGAATTAACTGTTGAAAATTTTGCCTCTGCGTTTACAGTACCACGTATCAGCATTTCTGATAAAAAAGTCATTTATCGAAGTGACATTATCTTTACACCCTTACTTAACCAATCAGAAATTGATGCAGAACCTATCAAAGCGTTTGTAGCGGAGCAATATCGCCAAGCAGGCATTCATAAACAAGATATTCAAATGGGTGCGGTAATTATCACAGGTGAAACTGCTCGAAAAAGCAATGCCAACAATGTGCTACGAGCACTTAGTGGCTATGCAGGTGATTTTGTCGTTGCTACGGCTGGACCTGATTTAGAAAGTATCATTGCCGGGAAAGGCGCTGGTGCTCAAACTTATTCTGAAACGAAACGCAAACCGGTGGTTAATTTAGACATTGGTGGGGGAACGACAAATTTAGCTGTCTTTAAAGATGGCGAAGTGATTGACACGGCTTGTTTTGACATTGGCGGACGCTTAATTAAATTAGATCAACAACAAAAAATCACCTATATAGCTCCGAAGATTCAAGAAATTATAAATAAAAAAGGGCTAACCTTGCACCTTGGTGACCAAGCCACCGAACAAAACTTACTGCCAATTATTTCGGAATTAGTTGCCGTGTTAGAAAATAGCATTGGCTTGGGGACACAAAGTCCGTTCTACCAGTTATTAGTAACCAACCATCCACTACGAAAAGCTGAGGAATTACCAATTGTAACATTTTCTGGTGGTGTGGCTGATTGCTTAAATACGACAAGTACGAATCTCTTTAAATATGGAGACATCGGCTTGCTTTTAGGGAAATACTTGAGAAAGTCACTGATTATTTCGGAAAAAGAAGTCTTAGAAAGCGCAGAAACAATCCGAGCGACGGTCGTCGGAGCAGGTTCACACACTGCTGAAATTAGCGGAAGCACGATCGCTTATCGTGAGCAAATTTTGCCGGTAAAAAATATCCCAATTCTAAAATTAGCGCAAGAGGATGAAACCCTTACTGTGACAGAATTAGGCCAGCGAATCCAAGAAAAACTCAATTGGCATCGTATTGAAGAAACGCCCCAGATTGCCCTAGCAATTAGAGGCATGAGCAATCCAACATTTGCTGATATTCAACGCTATGGTCAAGGGATTGTGGAAGGATTAGCTAGTTTAGTTGCTGAACAAATTCCCATTATTGTTATGGTGGATGAAGACATGGCGAAAGCTTTAGGGCATGCCTTAAGTGCCCATCTGCCAAAAGACTATCCGTTTATCTGTCTTGATTCGGTCAAAGTAGAAAACGGTGATTATGTAGATATCGGTTTACCAGTGGCAGAAGGAGCAGTCCTTCCAGTCATTGTTAAGACCTTAGTATTTAATTAA
- a CDS encoding BMC domain-containing protein produces the protein MSSTNALGMIETRGLVGAVEAADAMVKAANVTLIGKEQVGGGLVTVMVRGDVGAVKAATDAGAAAAERVGELLSVHVIPRPHTEVDAILPHATTEL, from the coding sequence ATGTCAAGTACAAATGCTTTAGGAATGATCGAAACTCGTGGTTTAGTAGGTGCTGTTGAAGCAGCCGATGCAATGGTGAAAGCGGCAAACGTTACTTTAATTGGAAAAGAACAAGTCGGTGGCGGTTTAGTTACAGTAATGGTTCGCGGTGACGTTGGTGCCGTGAAAGCAGCAACAGATGCTGGTGCTGCTGCAGCAGAACGTGTTGGCGAATTATTATCTGTCCATGTAATTCCACGTCCACATACAGAAGTAGACGCTATTTTACCACACGCAACAACTGAATTATAA
- a CDS encoding TIGR02536 family ethanolamine utilization protein, producing MNVSEMENLIQQITDRICQQLLSSSYSVALAEAKEAFPEEMFVRFPDVNWVTKEQKLARGLVVKRLTISQVNAIAHLQETDELVKNILAFLFEGKPVLVLTPIPSVTKNSRLKYRLKQTIQENVDMCQQFGLIFYHDSENYAVFQAACQKQLRSLAETKRTYITEKQLIRMTEAGVSLSKNAYLTPLAKDYARKHQLLT from the coding sequence ATGAACGTTTCTGAAATGGAAAATTTGATTCAACAGATTACTGATCGAATTTGCCAACAATTGCTGTCGTCGTCTTATTCAGTGGCTTTAGCAGAAGCAAAAGAAGCATTTCCTGAAGAAATGTTTGTTCGTTTTCCTGATGTAAATTGGGTAACCAAGGAGCAGAAGCTAGCACGAGGCTTGGTTGTAAAGAGGCTAACGATTTCCCAAGTAAATGCGATTGCGCATTTACAGGAAACGGATGAATTAGTCAAAAACATCTTAGCATTCTTATTTGAAGGTAAGCCGGTATTGGTTTTAACCCCAATACCTTCAGTGACTAAAAATTCACGATTGAAGTATCGTTTGAAACAAACGATTCAGGAAAACGTGGACATGTGCCAACAGTTTGGGCTGATTTTTTATCATGATTCAGAAAATTACGCTGTGTTTCAGGCGGCCTGTCAAAAACAACTTCGTTCTTTGGCTGAGACCAAACGAACCTACATTACTGAAAAACAATTGATAAGAATGACAGAAGCAGGTGTTTCTTTAAGTAAAAACGCCTATTTAACCCCGTTAGCGAAAGATTATGCTAGGAAACATCAATTGCTGACGTAA
- a CDS encoding acetaldehyde dehydrogenase (acetylating), translating into MELVDKDLRSIQETRNLIRKAKEAQQVLATFSQKQIDAIVQAVSEATFNQREKLAKMANEETGFGIYEDKIIKNAFASKVVYDEMKDKATVGVIHDDAAKKVTEIAVPVGVIAGLIPSTNPTSTVIYKALISLKAANSIVFSPHPNALKSIIETVEIIQKAAIAAGAPEGCVSVIKTPTMQATSELMKNKETNLILATGGNAMVKAAYSSGTPAIGVGPGNGPAYIERSANVPHAVKQIMDSKTFDNGTICASEQSIIVETVNREAVKEELIKQGAYFLSPAEADKLAKFILRPNGTMNPQIVGRSVQHIASLVGLSIPKDRRLIVAEETHVGLKYPFSREKLAPIIAFYTVENWEAACALSIEILKGEGAGHTMGIHTENKEVIREFGLRKPVSRLLVNTSGTLGGIGASTNLVPALTLGCGAVGGSSTSDNIGVENLFNLRRVAYGVRDLEEIRQEFGQTSTTSVATSCETTNQEELVNAVVAQVLARLN; encoded by the coding sequence GTGGAATTAGTAGATAAAGACTTACGTTCCATCCAAGAAACAAGAAATTTAATCAGAAAAGCCAAAGAGGCACAGCAAGTATTAGCAACATTTTCGCAAAAACAAATCGATGCGATTGTCCAAGCGGTTTCAGAGGCTACATTTAACCAACGAGAAAAGTTAGCGAAAATGGCCAATGAAGAAACAGGATTTGGTATCTATGAAGATAAAATCATCAAAAATGCTTTCGCTTCAAAAGTAGTATATGACGAAATGAAGGACAAAGCTACAGTTGGTGTGATCCATGATGATGCTGCCAAAAAAGTCACTGAAATTGCTGTCCCAGTTGGTGTGATTGCAGGATTAATTCCTTCTACCAACCCGACATCAACAGTCATTTACAAAGCATTAATTTCATTAAAAGCTGCCAACAGCATTGTTTTTTCACCACATCCCAATGCGTTGAAATCGATTATTGAAACAGTGGAAATTATCCAAAAAGCGGCTATTGCTGCAGGGGCACCAGAAGGTTGTGTCTCGGTCATCAAAACGCCAACTATGCAAGCGACCAGCGAATTAATGAAAAATAAAGAAACAAATTTAATTTTAGCTACTGGTGGAAACGCAATGGTTAAAGCCGCGTACTCTTCTGGAACACCAGCAATCGGTGTTGGGCCTGGTAATGGACCAGCCTACATCGAACGAAGCGCAAATGTTCCTCATGCAGTGAAACAAATAATGGATTCAAAAACTTTCGATAACGGTACAATTTGTGCATCGGAACAATCAATTATTGTTGAAACTGTCAACCGTGAAGCGGTCAAAGAAGAGTTAATTAAGCAGGGAGCGTATTTCTTAAGTCCAGCCGAAGCCGACAAATTAGCTAAATTTATTTTACGACCAAACGGTACAATGAACCCGCAAATCGTGGGTCGTTCCGTTCAACATATTGCTTCATTAGTTGGTTTATCTATTCCAAAAGATCGCCGCTTAATTGTTGCCGAGGAAACACATGTAGGCTTGAAATATCCATTTTCAAGAGAAAAATTGGCACCGATTATTGCTTTCTATACAGTTGAAAACTGGGAAGCAGCTTGCGCGTTATCAATTGAAATTTTGAAAGGTGAAGGTGCGGGTCATACGATGGGTATTCACACAGAAAACAAAGAAGTCATTCGTGAATTTGGCTTAAGAAAACCCGTCTCTCGTTTGCTTGTTAACACCTCTGGTACACTTGGCGGAATTGGTGCTTCAACTAACTTAGTGCCAGCATTAACACTTGGTTGTGGCGCAGTTGGTGGCAGCTCAACTTCTGATAATATTGGGGTTGAAAATCTGTTCAATTTACGTCGTGTTGCTTATGGCGTGCGTGATTTAGAAGAGATTCGTCAAGAATTTGGTCAAACATCAACCACATCTGTGGCTACTTCTTGTGAAACAACCAATCAAGAAGAACTAGTAAATGCCGTGGTAGCCCAAGTTTTAGCTCGCTTAAACTAA